A genomic window from Flavobacterium sp. I3-2 includes:
- a CDS encoding proline dehydrogenase family protein, protein MEKIFNNTEVAFSLKNNAELNRANFLFKMISHPTLVKMGSSLAHFAIKYKLPVEGMIRKTVFDHFCGGVNEKDCLSVVDKMYTKKVSSVLDYSVEGKESEEQFDAALAMTLKTIEFAKERQAIPFAVFKPTGVGKFDLFVKKGENADFTPQEQFAWNKIVNRFDIICKTAYEKDVLLLIDAEESWMQDAADALTLDMMRKYNKEKAIVFNTAQTYRWDRFDYIKEIHQIGLTEGFHIGLKVVRGAYMEKERERAQEKGYPSPICATKEQTDETFNKSVTYMLENLDNKMALFAGTHNEDSSYMLMRLMQERNIAHHDNRMWFGQLYGMSDNISYNLAKHDYNVAKYLPFGPVFDVVPYLIRRAEENTSVAGQTNRELSLIQTEIKRRRTN, encoded by the coding sequence ATGGAAAAAATATTCAACAACACAGAAGTAGCATTTTCTTTAAAAAATAATGCCGAATTAAATCGTGCTAATTTTTTATTTAAAATGATTAGTCATCCAACATTAGTAAAAATGGGTTCGTCATTGGCACATTTTGCTATCAAATATAAACTCCCTGTTGAAGGAATGATTCGTAAAACTGTTTTCGACCATTTTTGTGGTGGCGTTAACGAAAAAGATTGCCTTAGCGTTGTAGATAAAATGTACACGAAAAAGGTTTCTTCGGTTTTGGATTATTCTGTTGAAGGTAAAGAATCTGAAGAGCAATTCGATGCCGCTTTAGCAATGACATTGAAAACTATTGAATTTGCTAAAGAAAGACAAGCTATTCCATTTGCTGTTTTTAAACCGACTGGTGTTGGTAAATTTGACCTTTTTGTTAAGAAAGGTGAAAACGCAGATTTTACTCCACAAGAACAATTTGCGTGGAACAAAATCGTAAATCGTTTTGATATTATTTGTAAAACGGCTTACGAAAAAGATGTTTTATTGCTTATCGATGCTGAAGAAAGCTGGATGCAAGATGCTGCTGATGCTTTAACTTTGGATATGATGCGCAAATACAACAAAGAAAAAGCTATTGTATTTAACACAGCTCAAACCTATCGTTGGGACCGTTTTGATTACATTAAAGAAATTCACCAAATTGGATTAACTGAAGGTTTCCATATTGGATTAAAAGTTGTACGTGGTGCTTATATGGAAAAAGAACGCGAACGCGCTCAAGAAAAAGGGTACCCATCTCCTATTTGTGCAACTAAAGAACAAACTGACGAAACGTTTAATAAAAGCGTAACGTATATGTTAGAAAACCTAGATAATAAAATGGCTTTATTTGCTGGAACTCATAACGAAGATAGTTCGTATATGTTGATGCGATTGATGCAAGAACGCAACATTGCGCATCATGATAACAGAATGTGGTTTGGTCAATTGTACGGAATGAGCGACAACATCAGTTACAACTTAGCAAAACACGATTATAATGTTGCTAAATATTTACCATTCGGACCTGTTTTTGACGTGGTTCCATATTTGATTCGTAGAGCAGAAGAAAATACTTCTGTTGCTGGACAAACTAATCGTGAATTAAGCTTGATACAAACAGAAATAAAAAGACGCAGAACAAATTAG
- a CDS encoding universal stress protein, protein MKKILFPTDFSHTASNAFIYALHLAKSIDAEIFVLHSYEMPIISTTSGGQPELIQGVYESIELNNFERYKEEGPKLREVAKDYQLEDVKLTFIFEEGLLLGNMKRIIKEEAIDFVVMGTNGNHSLEKKLLGSNTVNVINSIDIPILSVPGKAKFRSLFSFGFATMLNESDKAGIDQIIKIATRLDAEVKLLHVLRKENREIVSIVKKWKDYFNNDKVKIYTVLNPNLEQSVFYFIDEHLIDVMCIVKRQLNFFERLFTSSLSKQLSYHSDVPVLILPQPKQI, encoded by the coding sequence ATGAAAAAAATTCTTTTCCCAACAGATTTTTCACATACAGCTTCGAATGCATTTATTTATGCTTTACATTTAGCTAAGAGTATTGATGCCGAAATTTTTGTTTTACATTCATACGAAATGCCTATTATATCTACGACAAGCGGTGGTCAACCTGAATTGATTCAAGGTGTTTATGAAAGTATTGAATTAAACAATTTTGAACGTTATAAAGAAGAAGGTCCTAAATTACGTGAAGTTGCTAAAGATTATCAATTAGAAGATGTAAAACTTACATTCATTTTTGAAGAAGGTTTGCTTTTAGGAAATATGAAACGTATTATTAAAGAAGAAGCTATAGATTTCGTAGTAATGGGAACCAACGGAAATCATTCGTTAGAAAAAAAATTACTTGGTTCTAATACCGTAAATGTCATTAATAGTATTGACATTCCAATTTTAAGCGTGCCTGGCAAAGCTAAGTTTAGAAGTTTATTCTCATTTGGTTTTGCAACTATGCTAAACGAAAGTGACAAAGCAGGAATTGACCAAATCATTAAAATAGCTACGAGATTAGATGCTGAAGTAAAATTATTACATGTTTTACGTAAAGAAAACAGAGAAATTGTATCAATCGTAAAAAAATGGAAAGACTACTTTAACAACGATAAAGTAAAAATTTATACGGTTTTAAATCCGAATTTAGAACAAAGCGTTTTTTACTTCATTGATGAACATTTGATTGATGTAATGTGCATCGTAAAAAGACAATTAAACTTCTTTGAACGCTTGTTTACTTCGAGTTTAAGTAAGCAATTATCCTATCATTCTGATGTTCCGGTATTGATTTTACCTCAACCAAAACAGATTTAA
- a CDS encoding LamG domain-containing protein, with translation MKKIFKILTLLSFIIATMVIVSCNKDDNSPVAAAKCLPTNLQNGVVAAYTFGNGSLNDSSGNGYHLTNPTSAYSDQDRAGNSNCAFHFIRGNNDFLTRSNATFLDGFLTQDFSISLWYKNENPSLVDFELLIGRDDGFHCPNTNGQWSLALYDLKKPTFGMDKFSINWNSNPVNAIPVDQPQWRHLVITSSGLNFRLFLNGVETSTFTSGPCGPNSQDLGDLFLGKYFEGLLDDVIIYNRILTVNEITQLYNLPACCM, from the coding sequence ATGAAAAAAATATTCAAAATTTTAACACTGTTATCTTTTATAATTGCTACGATGGTAATTGTAAGTTGTAATAAAGATGATAATTCTCCAGTTGCTGCAGCCAAATGCTTACCAACTAACCTTCAAAATGGAGTGGTTGCGGCTTACACTTTTGGAAATGGTTCTTTAAATGATTCGTCAGGAAATGGTTATCATTTAACAAATCCAACTTCTGCTTATTCTGATCAAGATAGAGCAGGAAATTCGAATTGCGCTTTCCATTTTATAAGAGGAAATAATGATTTTCTAACTCGAAGTAATGCAACGTTTTTGGATGGTTTTTTAACTCAAGATTTTTCAATTTCATTATGGTATAAAAATGAAAATCCGAGTTTAGTTGATTTCGAATTACTAATTGGAAGAGATGATGGTTTTCATTGTCCAAATACAAATGGACAATGGTCATTGGCTCTTTATGACTTAAAAAAACCAACTTTTGGAATGGATAAATTTTCAATTAATTGGAATTCTAATCCAGTTAATGCAATTCCAGTAGATCAACCGCAATGGCGTCATTTAGTAATTACGAGTAGTGGGTTAAATTTTAGATTGTTCTTGAATGGGGTTGAAACCTCAACATTTACTTCAGGACCTTGCGGACCTAATTCACAAGATTTAGGTGATTTGTTTTTGGGTAAATATTTTGAAGGTTTATTAGATGATGTTATTATTTACAATCGCATCTTGACAGTTAATGAAATAACTCAGTTATATAATTTACCTGCTTGTTGTATGTAA
- a CDS encoding choice-of-anchor I family protein produces the protein MKKLTLSCLTVFALLTSKELQAQSLIHYWNFNSNSSISSITTPNVSIASPSSISYTLGATTEFAFANGTGQNFDLLNLNARNSDVAGTHLRFNNPIGGALIFSLSTLGYENPVVKFATRRSGSGAGTQTWSYSVDGNTFTTFQTIYPNDGDPTLQTLDFSSLPLADNNPNFKLKVEFSEGNGGTVGNNRFDNFTLEAFLLGSSPTPTPKISLQNQLYVFNEDAGTVNVNLNILNPGANSSVDLIVKPAPFSTADSNDHNLVTQTINFNENTSATHPISFAITDDNLEEQQAEYFVISLENPVGLEIDGNASATIYIKDNDRLAPVPTNEITLDYVGSFDPSGANSSSTEIVVHDPTTQRLFVTSGVSGVLDIIDFSNPLLPTVIQSINMSSYGGITSVAVKNGIVAVASPNAIETNNGSVVFFNTNGTYINQVTVGVLPDNIVFSPDGSKIMTANEGQPNSNYSIDPEGSVSIIDVSNGLNNISQSNVTTLNFTQFNSNETNLIASGIRKTKSTSTLSQDLEPEYIAFDHTSTKAWVTLQENNAIAEIDLTTLTITNLWALGTKDMSLPGNGFDASDNNNEILIANWPVKSFYIPDAIATYKVNNTNFIITANEGDEKEYGSFEERIAVNSNNYNLDATVFPNASILKQPHNLGRFRATNLNGDSNNDGVFEEIYSVGARSFSIFNADTQTLVYDSGDDFEMYTAQHYPTLFNSDHESNSKKSRSRAKGPEPEGITTATISDQTFAFIALERIGGVMVYNITDPNNVTFVDYKNNRSTSTYAGDFGAESLIYISRENSPNNTAYVIVANEISGTLTIYEVNSPLLSTEDFIIDAPKTFNIFPNPSKGDIVYFNREASVVIYDFNGKIIYKKNNISSIDVSSYQKGIYIIKTSEGLIQKLIVN, from the coding sequence ATGAAAAAACTTACTCTAAGTTGCTTAACCGTTTTTGCATTATTAACTTCAAAAGAATTACAAGCGCAATCATTAATTCATTATTGGAATTTTAATTCTAACAGTTCGATTTCCTCAATTACAACTCCTAATGTTTCAATCGCATCACCATCTTCTATCAGTTACACTTTAGGAGCGACAACAGAATTTGCATTTGCGAATGGAACTGGTCAAAATTTTGACTTACTTAATTTAAACGCAAGAAACAGTGACGTCGCTGGTACACATTTGCGATTTAACAATCCGATTGGTGGTGCGTTGATATTTTCTTTATCAACCTTAGGATATGAAAATCCTGTAGTTAAATTTGCGACAAGAAGGTCTGGTTCTGGAGCGGGAACTCAAACATGGTCTTATTCTGTAGATGGAAACACATTCACAACGTTCCAAACCATCTATCCAAATGACGGCGATCCGACTTTACAAACATTAGATTTTTCTTCATTACCTTTAGCAGATAACAATCCGAATTTTAAATTAAAAGTAGAGTTTTCAGAAGGAAACGGTGGAACAGTCGGAAATAATAGATTTGATAATTTTACGTTAGAAGCTTTTCTTTTAGGTTCAAGTCCAACTCCGACTCCAAAAATTTCTTTACAAAATCAACTCTATGTTTTCAATGAAGATGCTGGAACGGTTAATGTGAATTTAAATATTCTAAACCCAGGAGCGAATTCAAGTGTTGATTTGATTGTGAAACCAGCTCCGTTCAGTACAGCAGATTCGAATGATCATAATTTAGTGACACAAACTATTAATTTCAATGAAAACACTTCTGCAACACATCCAATTTCATTTGCGATTACTGATGATAATTTAGAGGAACAACAAGCTGAATATTTTGTAATAAGTTTAGAAAATCCTGTAGGTTTAGAAATTGATGGCAATGCATCAGCTACAATATATATAAAAGACAACGACCGTTTAGCACCTGTTCCTACAAACGAAATCACTTTAGATTATGTTGGTAGTTTTGATCCTTCTGGAGCAAATTCAAGTTCAACAGAAATCGTTGTACATGATCCTACAACGCAAAGATTGTTTGTTACGAGCGGTGTTTCTGGAGTTTTGGATATTATTGATTTTTCAAATCCGTTACTACCAACTGTTATTCAATCAATTAACATGTCATCTTATGGTGGAATTACAAGCGTTGCTGTAAAAAATGGAATTGTTGCTGTTGCAAGTCCAAATGCGATTGAAACTAATAACGGTTCTGTCGTTTTCTTTAATACAAACGGAACTTACATCAATCAGGTTACAGTTGGTGTGTTACCTGATAACATTGTTTTTTCGCCAGATGGTTCAAAAATTATGACAGCAAATGAAGGACAACCGAATTCCAATTATAGTATTGATCCCGAAGGAAGTGTTTCAATTATTGATGTTTCCAATGGATTAAATAACATCAGTCAATCGAATGTTACAACTTTAAACTTCACGCAATTTAATTCTAATGAAACGAATCTTATTGCAAGTGGCATAAGAAAAACCAAAAGTACAAGTACGTTATCTCAAGATTTAGAACCAGAGTACATTGCATTTGACCATACATCAACAAAAGCTTGGGTTACTTTACAAGAAAATAATGCAATCGCTGAAATTGATTTAACTACTTTGACAATAACAAATCTTTGGGCTTTAGGTACAAAAGACATGAGTTTACCAGGAAATGGTTTTGATGCTTCGGACAATAATAATGAGATTTTAATTGCAAACTGGCCTGTGAAATCTTTTTACATTCCAGATGCAATTGCGACTTACAAAGTTAATAATACAAATTTCATTATTACAGCAAATGAAGGAGATGAAAAAGAATATGGTTCTTTTGAAGAACGAATTGCTGTCAACTCAAACAATTACAATTTAGATGCAACCGTTTTCCCAAATGCAAGTATCCTAAAACAACCACATAATTTAGGTCGATTTAGAGCAACAAACTTAAATGGCGATTCTAATAATGATGGTGTTTTTGAAGAAATTTATTCTGTTGGTGCACGTTCTTTTTCTATATTTAATGCAGATACTCAAACTCTAGTTTACGATAGCGGTGATGATTTTGAAATGTATACTGCACAACATTATCCAACGCTATTTAATTCTGATCACGAATCAAATAGCAAAAAATCGAGAAGTCGTGCTAAAGGTCCTGAGCCAGAAGGAATAACTACAGCCACAATTAGTGACCAAACTTTTGCTTTTATTGCATTGGAAAGAATTGGTGGAGTTATGGTTTATAATATTACAGATCCAAATAATGTCACTTTTGTAGATTATAAAAACAACAGAAGTACTTCAACTTATGCTGGTGATTTTGGAGCAGAAAGCTTGATTTATATTTCTCGAGAAAACAGTCCAAATAACACAGCCTACGTGATTGTTGCAAATGAAATTAGTGGAACATTAACCATTTATGAAGTAAATTCACCTTTACTTTCTACAGAAGATTTTATTATTGATGCTCCAAAAACATTCAATATTTTTCCAAATCCTTCAAAAGGAGATATCGTTTATTTTAATAGAGAAGCTTCTGTTGTAATTTATGATTTCAATGGTAAAATCATCTACAAAAAAAATAATATTTCCTCTATAGATGTTTCGAGTTATCAAAAAGGAATTTATATTATTAAAACTTCCGAAGGTTTAATTCAAAAACTGATAGTAAACTAA
- the mnmE gene encoding tRNA uridine-5-carboxymethylaminomethyl(34) synthesis GTPase MnmE — protein sequence MILQDTIVALATPSGAGAIAVIRVSGPKAIEIVAPLFQSIKGKDLTKQKSHTLHLGHIIEGTKIYDQVLVSLFKGSNSYTGEPTVEISCHGSTFIQQQIMQLLLRNGCRMATPGEFTMRSFLNGKMDLSQAEAVSDLIASDNEASHQIAMQQMRGGFSNEIAKLREELLNFASLIELELDFSEEDVEFADRTAFRELVNRIEFVLKRLIDSFAVGNVIKNGIPVAIVGEPNVGKSTLLNALLNEERAIVSDIAGTTRDTIEDELVINGIGFRFIDTAGIRETKDVVESIGIQKTFEKIEQAQLVLFLVENSRANDLEVLKREIQEIKNKYPQKALLVIMNKMDLLSEEQISTLNSQISNLVLISAKNKVGVEELKNELLNFVDTGALRNNETIVTNTRHYDSLLKALEEIEKVKWGLDSNLSADLMAIDIRQALYYFGEITGQVTNDELLGNIFANFCIGK from the coding sequence ATGATTTTACAAGATACTATTGTTGCTTTAGCTACACCTTCGGGAGCTGGTGCAATTGCAGTGATTCGTGTTTCTGGGCCTAAAGCTATTGAAATTGTAGCACCGTTGTTTCAATCAATTAAAGGAAAAGATTTAACCAAACAAAAATCGCATACCTTACATCTTGGTCATATTATTGAAGGAACAAAGATTTACGACCAAGTTTTAGTTTCATTATTTAAAGGAAGTAATTCTTATACAGGCGAACCAACTGTCGAAATTTCGTGTCACGGATCTACTTTTATCCAACAACAAATTATGCAGTTGTTGCTGCGTAACGGATGTCGTATGGCAACACCGGGTGAATTTACCATGCGTTCATTCCTGAACGGAAAAATGGATTTATCTCAAGCCGAAGCTGTTTCTGATTTAATTGCTTCAGACAATGAAGCGTCACATCAAATTGCGATGCAGCAAATGCGAGGTGGATTCTCAAACGAAATTGCCAAACTACGTGAAGAGTTATTGAACTTTGCTTCTTTAATTGAATTAGAATTAGATTTTTCTGAAGAAGATGTAGAGTTTGCAGATCGTACAGCTTTTCGAGAATTAGTAAATCGAATTGAATTTGTTTTAAAACGTTTGATTGATTCGTTTGCTGTCGGAAATGTAATCAAAAACGGAATTCCGGTTGCTATTGTGGGTGAACCAAATGTCGGAAAATCTACCTTATTAAATGCATTATTAAATGAAGAACGCGCCATTGTTTCAGATATAGCCGGGACAACACGCGATACGATTGAAGACGAATTGGTAATTAACGGAATTGGTTTCCGTTTTATAGATACCGCTGGAATTCGTGAAACTAAAGATGTGGTTGAAAGCATCGGGATTCAAAAAACATTCGAGAAAATTGAGCAAGCACAATTGGTGTTATTTTTAGTTGAAAATTCACGTGCGAATGATTTAGAAGTCCTAAAACGTGAAATTCAAGAAATTAAAAACAAATACCCTCAAAAAGCTTTATTGGTAATTATGAATAAGATGGATTTGTTATCTGAAGAACAAATCTCAACCCTTAATTCTCAAATTTCAAATTTAGTATTGATTTCAGCTAAAAACAAAGTAGGAGTAGAAGAGCTTAAAAATGAATTGTTAAACTTTGTAGATACTGGTGCTTTGCGCAATAACGAAACCATTGTAACCAATACACGTCATTACGATTCGTTATTAAAAGCTCTTGAAGAAATCGAAAAAGTAAAATGGGGATTAGACAGTAATTTATCAGCCGATTTAATGGCGATTGACATCCGTCAAGCATTATACTATTTTGGTGAAATTACTGGTCAAGTAACTAATGATGAGTTGCTTGGGAATATTTTTGCTAATTTCTGTATCGGAAAGTAA
- the aroB gene encoding 3-dehydroquinate synthase produces the protein MNEIQAENYSVFFAEHGFQNLSQILANGGYSKIFILTDSNTTEYCLPYFLQRLETTLAFEIIEIEDGEVNKTIETCFEVWSVLSEYEADRKAMFISLGGGVVTDLGGFVAATYKRGIDFISVPTTLLAMVDASVGGKTGVDLSGLKNQVGLFANPQMVLVDANFLETLPGNEMRSGLAEMYKHGLIADISYWNQLKDLSNFTTNDLELLIYHSVQLKNEIVLQDPKEKNIRKKLNFGHTLGHAIESYHLNNDELPTLLHGEAVAIGMILESNLSLQKGYISELFYNEIKTVLNAVFPQILLSEKDIEACLQLLVHDKKNELGCVNFTLIKENGVAVINEEVTTEMIINAFTDYLR, from the coding sequence ATGAACGAAATTCAAGCTGAAAATTACAGTGTTTTTTTTGCAGAGCATGGCTTTCAAAATTTAAGTCAGATTCTAGCAAATGGCGGATATTCTAAAATTTTTATTTTAACTGATTCGAATACGACTGAATATTGTTTACCATATTTTTTACAAAGATTAGAAACTACTTTAGCTTTTGAAATTATTGAGATTGAAGATGGCGAGGTCAATAAAACCATTGAAACTTGTTTTGAAGTTTGGTCAGTTTTGTCGGAATATGAAGCCGATAGAAAAGCCATGTTTATTTCGTTAGGTGGTGGAGTTGTTACCGATTTAGGAGGATTTGTAGCTGCTACATACAAACGTGGAATTGATTTTATTTCGGTTCCTACAACTTTATTAGCAATGGTTGACGCGTCTGTTGGAGGAAAAACAGGAGTAGATTTAAGTGGATTAAAAAATCAGGTGGGTTTGTTTGCAAATCCGCAAATGGTTTTAGTTGATGCTAATTTTTTAGAAACTTTACCTGGCAACGAAATGCGTTCTGGTTTGGCAGAAATGTATAAACACGGTTTAATTGCTGATATTTCGTATTGGAACCAATTGAAAGATTTATCAAATTTTACAACTAATGATTTAGAATTGCTGATTTATCATTCGGTTCAACTTAAAAATGAAATCGTACTTCAAGACCCAAAAGAAAAAAATATTCGTAAAAAATTAAATTTCGGACATACTTTAGGTCATGCAATTGAAAGCTATCATTTGAATAATGACGAGTTACCGACTTTATTACATGGTGAAGCTGTAGCAATCGGAATGATTCTCGAATCAAATCTTTCTTTACAAAAAGGTTATATTTCAGAATTGTTTTATAATGAAATCAAAACGGTTTTAAATGCTGTTTTCCCACAAATTCTATTATCAGAAAAAGACATTGAAGCTTGTTTGCAACTTTTAGTTCACGACAAAAAAAATGAATTAGGTTGTGTCAATTTTACACTTATTAAAGAAAACGGTGTTGCGGTAATTAATGAAGAAGTCACAACCGAAATGATTATAAATGCATTTACCGATTATTTACGTTAA
- a CDS encoding arginine decarboxylase yields the protein MNTKYFDLINQTFYFPQEEFTLNKDNLLFHNIDLMGLVEQYGTPLKFTYLPQISNNINKAKGWFRKAMEKHKYEGEYFYCYCTKSSHFEYVMNEAFKNNIHVETSSAFDINIVENLLETGRIDKNTYVLCNGFKRDQYIENITRLINNGHKKTIPIVDNFEELDLLQEGIKGKFQIGIRIASEEEPKFEFYTSRLGIGYKNILPFYRKNIVENPNVEVKMLHFFINTGIRDTSYYWNELSKCLKVYINLKKECPTLDSLNIGGGFPIKNSLAFDYDYAYMIDEIINQIKIACDEAEVPVPNIFTEFGSFTVGESGGAIYKVLYQKQQNDREKWNMIDSSFITTLPDTWAINKRFIMLAINRWNDSYERVLLGGLTCDSDDYYNSEQNLNAIYLPKYNKDKPLYLGFFNTGAYQETIGGQGGIHHCLIPQPKHILIDRDENGIVATEVFSQQQTAEDVLNILGYNRKKEE from the coding sequence ATGAATACAAAATATTTCGACTTAATTAATCAAACTTTTTACTTTCCACAAGAAGAATTTACTTTAAATAAAGATAACTTATTGTTCCATAACATCGATTTGATGGGATTGGTTGAACAATACGGAACGCCTTTAAAATTTACGTATTTACCACAGATTTCAAATAACATCAACAAAGCAAAAGGTTGGTTTAGAAAAGCAATGGAAAAGCATAAATATGAAGGTGAATATTTTTACTGCTATTGTACTAAAAGTTCGCACTTTGAATATGTGATGAACGAAGCTTTCAAGAATAATATTCACGTAGAAACTTCTTCTGCATTTGATATTAACATCGTTGAAAACTTATTAGAAACCGGACGTATTGATAAAAATACATACGTTTTATGTAATGGTTTTAAACGCGACCAATATATTGAAAACATTACGCGTTTAATAAATAACGGTCATAAAAAAACCATTCCGATTGTTGATAATTTTGAAGAATTAGATTTACTTCAAGAAGGTATAAAAGGTAAATTCCAAATCGGAATTCGTATCGCATCTGAAGAAGAACCGAAGTTCGAATTTTATACATCTCGTTTAGGAATTGGATATAAAAACATATTACCATTTTACCGAAAAAATATTGTTGAAAATCCGAATGTAGAAGTGAAAATGTTACACTTTTTCATTAATACCGGAATTCGTGATACGTCATATTATTGGAATGAATTATCTAAATGTTTAAAGGTTTACATCAACTTAAAGAAAGAATGTCCAACTTTAGATAGTTTAAATATTGGTGGAGGTTTTCCAATCAAAAATTCATTAGCTTTCGATTACGATTACGCTTATATGATAGATGAAATCATTAATCAAATTAAGATAGCTTGTGATGAGGCTGAAGTTCCAGTTCCGAATATCTTTACAGAATTTGGTTCGTTTACAGTAGGTGAGTCGGGTGGTGCTATTTATAAAGTACTTTACCAAAAGCAGCAAAACGATAGAGAAAAGTGGAACATGATTGATTCGTCTTTCATTACAACTTTACCTGATACTTGGGCAATTAATAAGCGTTTTATCATGCTTGCTATTAACCGTTGGAACGATTCTTACGAGCGTGTACTTTTGGGAGGTTTAACTTGTGATAGTGATGATTATTACAATTCAGAACAAAATTTAAATGCCATTTATCTTCCAAAATATAATAAAGATAAACCTTTGTATTTAGGTTTCTTTAATACAGGTGCTTATCAAGAAACCATTGGAGGTCAAGGCGGAATTCATCACTGTTTAATTCCGCAACCCAAACATATCTTAATAGATAGAGATGAAAATGGAATTGTTGCAACAGAAGTATTTTCACAACAACAAACAGCCGAAGATGTATTAAATATTTTAGGTTACAACAGAAAAAAAGAAGAATAA
- a CDS encoding deoxyhypusine synthase family protein, which translates to MSKGPVSQFIEKNYLHFNAAALVDAAKGYELHLAEGGKMLVSLAGAMSTAELGISLAEMIRQDKIAFISCTGANLEEDVMNLVAHSHYKRIPNYRDLTPQDEWDLLENHYNRVTDTCIPEEEAFRRLQSHLEKAWKDAEAKGERYFPHEYLYKIILSGALEPHYEIDPKNSWMIAAAEKNLPIVCPGWEDSTSGNIFTSYVIKGELKASTVKSGIEYMVYLTEWYRGNSGGKGVGFFQIGGGIAGDFPICVVPMMYQDLEWHDVPFWAYFCQISDSTTSYGSYSGAVPNEKITWGKLDTTSPKYIIESDATIVAPLVFAYVLNQ; encoded by the coding sequence ATGAGTAAAGGTCCAGTTAGTCAATTTATTGAAAAAAACTATTTACATTTTAACGCAGCAGCTTTAGTAGATGCAGCAAAAGGATATGAATTACACCTTGCAGAAGGTGGAAAAATGTTGGTTTCTTTAGCAGGAGCAATGTCAACTGCTGAATTAGGAATTTCATTAGCAGAAATGATTCGTCAAGATAAAATCGCGTTCATTTCTTGTACAGGTGCAAACTTAGAAGAAGATGTAATGAACTTAGTTGCACATTCGCACTACAAAAGAATTCCTAACTACCGTGATTTAACTCCACAAGACGAATGGGATTTATTAGAAAATCATTACAACCGTGTAACAGATACTTGTATTCCAGAAGAAGAAGCATTCCGTCGTTTACAATCTCATTTAGAAAAAGCTTGGAAAGATGCAGAAGCTAAAGGTGAACGTTATTTCCCACACGAATATTTATATAAAATCATCTTATCTGGAGCATTAGAACCTCATTACGAGATTGACCCTAAAAACTCTTGGATGATTGCTGCTGCTGAGAAAAATTTACCAATCGTTTGTCCAGGATGGGAAGATTCTACATCAGGTAATATCTTTACATCTTACGTAATTAAAGGTGAATTAAAAGCAAGTACAGTAAAATCAGGAATTGAATACATGGTATATTTAACAGAATGGTACCGTGGTAATTCTGGTGGAAAAGGAGTAGGTTTCTTCCAAATTGGTGGTGGAATCGCAGGAGATTTTCCTATTTGTGTAGTTCCAATGATGTATCAAGATTTAGAGTGGCACGATGTTCCTTTCTGGGCTTACTTCTGTCAAATCTCTGATTCTACAACATCTTATGGTTCATATTCAGGTGCTGTTCCAAACGAAAAAATCACTTGGGGTAAATTAGATACAACAAGTCCAAAATACATCATTGAATCAGACGCTACAATTGTTGCGCCTTTAGTTTTCGCTTACGTTTTAAATCAATAA